The following proteins are encoded in a genomic region of Coffea eugenioides isolate CCC68of chromosome 6, Ceug_1.0, whole genome shotgun sequence:
- the LOC113775739 gene encoding aquaporin SIP1-1-like — protein sequence MGVIKAAIADGLLTFMWVFCASSLGVLTSLIAAALGVATTQWLTSLFITTVLVFVFLFVFSIIGDALGGATFNPTATAAFHAVGLGGSNSLFSAALRFPAQAAGAVGGALAIKEFMPVQYKHMLGGPSLKVDLHTGAIAEGVLTFTITFLVLLIVLRGPSSPLLKNWLLSMSTVALVVAGSSYTGPSMNPANAFGWAYINNRHNTWEQFYVYWICPFAGAILAAWVFKALFPPPTKEKKT from the exons ATGGGTGTGATAAAGGCAGCAATTGCTGATGGGCTGTTGACTTTCATGTGGGTTTTTTGTGCTTCATCTTTGGGAGTACTAACTTCCTTGATTGCTGCTGCTCTTGGGGTGGCTACGACCCAGTGGTTAACTTCTCTGTTCATCACCACGgtgcttgtttttgttttcttgttcgTTTTTTCAATCATTGGTGATGCCCTCGGTGGAGCCACTTTCAACCCCACCGCCACCGCCGCCTTTCATGCCGTCGGTCTTGGTGGCTCCAACTCTCTTTTCTCCGCCGCCCTCCGTTTCCCTGCCCAG GCAGCTGGTGCAGTGGGTGGTGCTCTTGCTATTAAGGAGTTTATGCCGGTGCAGTATAAACACATGCTGGGAGGACCTTCTTTGAAGGTTGACTTGCATACCGGTGCTATTGCTGAAGGGGTTTTGACGTTTACAATCACCTTTCTTGTACTCTTAATCGTCCTGAGGGGACCTAGTAGCCCACTTTTAAAAAATTGGTTGCTCTCCATGTCAACTGTTGCATTAGTGGTTGCAGGTTCTAGCTACACTGGCCCCTCCATGAATCCTGCCAAT GCATTTGGGTGGGCGTATATAAATAACAGGCACAACACCTGGGAGCAGTTCTATGTCTATTGGATTTGCCCCTTTGCTGGGGCAATATTGGCTGCTTGGGTTTTCAAAGCTCTTTTTCCACCTCccacaaaggaaaagaaaacttaA